One Dioscorea cayenensis subsp. rotundata cultivar TDr96_F1 chromosome 19, TDr96_F1_v2_PseudoChromosome.rev07_lg8_w22 25.fasta, whole genome shotgun sequence genomic window, GGGTTgtataaatttgtgattttgtttgaGATTAGAGTGGAAGATGCCCGTGCAAGGTACATCTATATTCTAATAATTGTTTCTGCACTTCTTTCATGTACCTTTCCTTTATATTGTAAATGTCCTTCTCTAGCTGTAACAATCTCTTTGTCATGTTACTTGCAGAGCAAGGCCACAGATAAACCATGCCAGATTGTAATGAaggtttgtatttttgtttaaaatgtttGATCTAATTATATTGGTTTGAATCATATCCTTTTCTCAAAGTGGCaagattcatatttttaattaatatcttCTTCCTTGAATTTTTATGTACCATTCCATTCCATAAAGGTTGTAGTCTCTTTACTATGTTTGCAGCTTAAACGATGGGAGCGAAAGGAATGCAAACCTAACAGCCTCCCTGTCTTACACAAGATGCATGTGAAGGTTGGGGATACTGTGCAAGTTATTTCTGGGCGTGAGAAGGGTAAAATTGGAGAAATCACTAGGATCTTCAGGCACAATAGCACTGTGATTATAAAAGATATGAACTTGAAGACAAAACACATGAAGAGCAGAGAACAAGGCGAGCCTGGGCAGATTGTCAAGGTGCATATCTTTTATGTTGCATATACTTGTATGCCATATAACTATTTAcccatgcttttttttttgcaccTAGCTAGTTCCAACTTACAACTGCATGTGTAATAGTACTGTATCTAGTTGTGCATAAGTGTATATAACTTGTTTGACTTACTATGTGATCCAGCAGTCAATATAAATATACGCTAATGAGTAATAGATGCATCATCCTGTTACCTACTGAACAATGGTCGGGCATTTGCTGCTGGAGATTATTATGATGAAATTATGCTTCTGTGATTTAGTTAAGAACAAGACTTTTGCATGCATGAGAACATTAAGCAACAAAATATGCCAGGGATTAGCTATGATGTAGGTGAGTACTTGATGAAAGTTGAGCTTATAATGGGTTGATTCTATATCAGGAAAGATTATTTAAGATGCTCCAATTTAACAGTATCCTGTATAAATGGAACTTTaagaaattttcatttcatttccttCAGCATCTGGTTTCCTCCGGTTTATGGGCTCACTCAAAAGATTTTAAGTTGCTGACCTTAATGAACGAAGCAAATAGTTATTTCTTGATTCTATATCCCAAAAGATAAGTAAATCATTCCAACGAAGGCAAATTGGCTGCGTGATATTTAAATTACTGATCATAGACTTATCACTTACATTGGATGAGGTAAGAGATCTTTTATTGAGTGAGATGATCTGTGACATTTCGACCCTTTCTGAATATGCtggaattaattttgttttcttatggtgTTTCCTCCAAATCTTCTTAGTGAGCTTCCATCTCATAGCATGGCATTTATTtacacatttttcttttatctattttaatgaTTTAGGAATTTAACATATTATTCTTCACATCTCTATTCCTTTTTTCCCTTGGCATGTTTGCAATATGTAAATGTAGACTTTTGATCTTTCTGATACAGATTGAGGCTGTTATTCACAGCTCAAATGTTATGCTCTATTCAAAAGAACAAAATGTAGCAAGCAGAGTGGGGCACAAAATCCTAGATGATGGAAGCAGAGTCCGTTACCTTGTCAAAACTGGTGAAATAATAGACAGCTCAGAGAAATGGAAGAGAGTGGTCAAAGAAAAGcaggagaaagaagagaaatcCAATTGATTTTACATGACCCAAGTCATTTTCTTGTATGCACGGATCAATTACCTTGCTAATAATCTTAGAATTTCATCTTTTTTGTCTACTTGAATGTAATTGTATCCCAGCTTTAGATTGCTATTTTCTTGTCTATTCTAGTTTTCTTCTAAGGTTCACGGTGCTACTATCTTTTTGTGAAgtagtataaatatataatcattCACCTTTTATCAAGATAGCCATAACTCTTGCATGGATTCGCCAGGTACATTGCAATCCTTTCCTTAGTGGAAATGATTGATTGTATATCTTATTATGGTCAGTCTTTTGCCAAGCAAGGTGAGCTCAAATCTCCGCAGGCCAATTTGATAGCACGGTTTCTTAGTTTGAGTTTTGGTCTTACAAAAATGTTTCTCTTGCATATAACAGTAGTGCCATGATGTGGACCAAGCTTACAATTAGATCCacaatttcttattttgttaatagtgattttctaaaaattgttTCCATCTATTTCTTTTGCATAACTTTTTGCCATGATATGCGGTCATCTGTCTTGGATTTTATCATCTTTTCTGCTTGCATACACCACTATGATGTTTTGAGGTCAGGTGCTTCCTTTAGTACTGGATCGCCTTAAAGTGGACAACCAATGAGGTACTTCCCATATTATTGTGcttctaatttaaaattttgttttgagcTTCTCTTCCAAATTTAATCTGAAAGCAATATAAGaattgtttaatgtttaattgaCAAAGATTGTGAACTCCTAGATGGATGCTATATTCATCATGGTCATCATCATAATAGCCCCTGACCAACAGTACTCATCTGCTAGATTTTCTGTGGGTTACATAGTTCAAGTGCATccccttgttttctttttcctctgGCTGATTGAGTGTTTTAATTTAGAGGAACAAAAAAGCATCTTTAACTGTCTCATAATTGATCAGATATAGTGAATATCCTGTTTACAAGATGTGTTTCACTTGTAAGCATGATTTCAACCATTATTTCATTCACCTTCTTTTTCATGATGTCAGTCCTTTAAATACTTCATTCTATACTTTTTGCCATCTAGAAGCATGGCCCGAAACTGAAAGATTTGGGTGAATATTCCAATTTACTTACGTTCAGAACTGACAGAATGGGTATCTCTTGAATGTTTctgttgagaaaataaaattactttcaTGAGAAAGTAGTGCTGACTTTTATCATAATGGATTCAGATGAGGCATCTGATGGTACCACATACGAATTATTTTCACTGGCAGTATAATACTATTTGCACCAGTTACGTAAATATATTCAATGTATAGAATCTATAGATTTCTGATTAGAAAATTGTTATGAGAGATGTGGGAAGAAGTTTCAGACCCATGCAATGGATAAGATATCCATTTACGGATCTAATTTATGTAATGAATAACATTGATAGGATCAAACATTACAAACACAGGATCATTTACTAATATCACTCGTCAAGAGTTATTGAGTACTGAATTGTAGAATTATTCATGTCCTTCAGTTGAATTTAAATTCCACATTGATGTTGGAGTCCTAGTTTGACATAAGACTTTTGCACTAGTTATTCTCGAGTGTCGTTGGCGGAGTCCTTTTTTGATAGAAAACCTTTGCTCTTGCCATACTCAAATATTGAATCAATTATTTCCTCCAAGCTCTTGTACTTGAATTCAAAGCCTGCCTGGATAAGCTTCTCTGATGAAAGGCTCAATTTGGCCGGCCCAGGTGAGTCAACAACACTGCATGGTTCCATAAGAATCAAAGAAAGTGTTAACTTAAACCTGAAGGTATGATCTCATTTATTTTTCTGTATATTAAGACAAAATGCTTCAAATTATTTTGCAGGCAGCCAGGCATATGacctttttttgttcttctgttACTTCTATTATTATGTCATTGTTGTTACTACCATCCCTATTGTTTTACAGGCAATGTCTGTATGTAGCAATAGTGATTATCATCTTAAATATCTTTTCTGAGGGATGGGTATTCAATAATTATTGTTGTAATAGTAGTATGATTGTGCAATAAATTAATCATCTTGAAGGTAAATTGGTGAACTGGCAGATTGAGATGGTGCTTTAGTGTAAGGCTTCAGACTTTTAGAGTAAGGAGATACGAAGCATGCTGGCTGTTGATAGTTGGGCTGCAAACTTTTCAGAATTATCTTGTGAGAGTGGAGAATAAGGTGCCTACTCATTGAACACTTTGTACTGTGGATATTGTTTGTTGAGGAATGATGCTAACTCTGGTGCACTTGTGTTCACTGCATTACAGATGTAACGACCAGAGGCTTTGTCATTCTCAGCCAAGAATATGTGAGCTCTGGCTGTATCCTCTAGGTGTGCAGCAGAGACTGAGCCAGAGATCATCTGCGTCATCTTCAAGATATCCATCCACATCTTATCACCTGCAGAATCAAAAGATAAGTGAGGGAGAGATCAAGTACCAGATTCTACAATTCTTTAGTCTTACCTGTAAAAAAGCATAAAGCCAGGTTAATCGGTGGAGGAACTTCTCCATTCAGTGGAATGCCAATAATGAATGTGGGATTTATGGTTATGAGATCAATCTTGTTCTCCTTTGCAAATTTAAATGCTTCCTTCTCTGCACGTGTTTTGGCAACAATGTACCCCTACAAATTCAACCACTCAACAGTTACTCCCGGTGCTGTGAATTCATGGCTGAAGGTAAAGagatttatttgatgttttagCTTTACCCAAGTTGGTGGTTTCTCCTTGAGCATGTAGTCGATGTCAGACCAGGCTTCTTCGTTTAGTACATAACCTGTGCCTTTCTGCTGATTAACTGATACAGTGCATGCGGATGATGTGTGGACTACTCGTTTAACAGTCTTTGCCTTCAAGCATGACCTCAAGATGTTCAATGTGCCTTGTATTGCCGGTTTGATCAGATCATTCTGCAAATGAAGGACACAAATTTCAGATACTACAGGTAAATCTTTTATCAAAAACATAGAATCCCAGCATTACCTCTGGATCTTCACTCATTAAATTTGTCGGAGCAGCAACTTGGAAGACATAGTCACAACCAATCACTGCATCATCAAAACTCCCCTCCACCGTCATATCTGCCTGAAAGAGCTTCAAGGTACCAATCTCTCCTATCTTCTTCAAGTAAGCAACCTTGGCAGAATCATCTGATCATAAAATAACACCTTGTATTCTGTGTTCATTTATTCGATTTCagcttatttaaaaaacaaaacgaATAAACTGGAATACAAACCAGGATTGCGAACTGTGGCATTGACATGATAACCCTTTTCAAGCAGCTGTTTGATGATTGCCAATGCAAGGTAACCATTTCCTCCTATAACACAGgccttcttcatcttcctttatctttatatatgtatatatttgtcttCAACCTCAGACTTGGATTGAACTGTGTGCTAGTGatttagagatatatatatatatatagtttgttgttttgctGAACTAGAGCTAGACACCTAAATTTCAGCTTGGACTGTTAGCTTTGACTGTGTACCACCATCTACCTCTCCAAAATTTTTCTGAAAGTTGGACAAAGATGTTGTTGTTCCAATGAGCTTAATTGATGTCTAATTAAGAGTTGTTATTTTAGCATGTTAGCatgtctttaaaaaaatatattgaagttAGTTTTGTAGAGATTTatgcaaaaatattaattttattgggGCTATAATAGtgatattaattaatagtaCATATACATTGATTGATCTAATTTTTACAGTGGG contains:
- the LOC120283967 gene encoding 50S ribosomal protein L24, chloroplastic, producing MAAIASLQSAMVSFSLNSTSFFGQRLSFPLSNSPSKATDKPCQIVMKLKRWERKECKPNSLPVLHKMHVKVGDTVQVISGREKGKIGEITRIFRHNSTVIIKDMNLKTKHMKSREQGEPGQIVKIEAVIHSSNVMLYSKEQNVASRVGHKILDDGSRVRYLVKTGEIIDSSEKWKRVVKEKQEKEEKSN
- the LOC120283966 gene encoding anthocyanidin reductase ((2S)-flavan-3-ol-forming) isoform X3, giving the protein MKKACVIGGNGYLALAIIKQLLEKGYHVNATVRNPDDSAKVAYLKKIGEIGTLKLFQADMTVEGSFDDAVIGCDYVFQVAAPTNLMSEDPENDLIKPAIQGTLNILRSCLKAKTVKRVVHTSSACTVSVNQQKGTGYVLNEEAWSDIDYMLKEKPPTWGYIVAKTRAEKEAFKFAKENKIDLITINPTFIIGIPLNGEVPPPINLALCFFTGDKMWMDILKMTQMISGSVSAAHLEDTARAHIFLAENDKASGRYICNAVNTSAPELASFLNKQYPQYKVFNDVVDSPGPAKLSLSSEKLIQAGFEFKYKSLEEIIDSIFEYGKSKGFLSKKDSANDTRE
- the LOC120283966 gene encoding anthocyanidin reductase ((2S)-flavan-3-ol-forming) isoform X2, which codes for MKKACVIGGNGYLALAIIKQLLEKGYHVNATVRNPDDSAKVAYLKKIGEIGTLKLFQADMTVEGSFDDAVIGCDYVFQVAAPTNLMSEDPENDLIKPAIQGTLNILRSCLKAKTVKRVVHTSSACTVSVNQQKGTGYVLNEEAWSDIDYMLKEKPPTWGYIVAKTRAEKEAFKFAKENKIDLITINPTFIIGIPLNGEVPPPINLALCFFTGDKMWMDILKMTQMISGSVSAAHLEDTARAHIFLAENDKASGRYICNAVNTSAPELASFLNKQYPQYKVFNDVVDLPGPTKLSLSSEKLIQAGFEFKYKSLEEIIDSIFEYGKSKGFLSKRTPPTTLENDKCKSLLSN